The genomic interval acttttgtttgtttcagaaaATGGTTTGTGACAACTTTTTACTAAAGGCGTTTcgttttctaatttattttccaaactTTGGACCGAAACGTAAATCCTAAAATCTTAAAACTTGGATTTGCgtgattgttttgtttgctatttCCTAACAATCTTTATTGAATCACATAAACTAACAACAcgaaataaacaaaaccaaatggTTAACAGGGTTGCAATTACAGCCTGGgaccaaatatttttgttggaaACAATTTCCCATTTTTCTGCTTCCAGAAGAATATTTGctagatatttttcttataaaaacTTGTATAACATAAAGATTGACTGACGCACACAAGTTAGACAAGTCAGATGttgtatgatttttaaatactaGATATCAAGTCAAGAAAAACAAGATATCGGGACggattttaatttgtttttaatacacattttaatttgtatagtAGAAATGTGCATCACATACaagctatatatttttatactgtacttttAGAGATCTTTCTCACTGAGAATGCAAAGGCTTgtatattaaacttttatttaacttaaaaaaaaaaaaaaaaagagagagagagagagagagagatatgaaGACAAAAGGTGACAggaagttattttaaaaccgTTTATTTTCCACGCTTCCTGGAACAATGAGAAGAGAGTAATTCTGAAATACACGAAACTGCGCTTTATTTAcaagattacaaaaaaacacattcacagacCGTTTCTGCaggatatttaaaatctcaatACTACATACCCAAGATTTGTCATTTTCTGAGAGAGGGGCATAAAACGACAACAAACATCTCGGATCAAGGTGAGCCGTTTTTCTGTCTGACTTCCTGCAACGTAGTTGGGCAAAATTAGAAATTCAGATCAATATGTGACCTTCTTAATAGGTAAGAGTGGTTGAGAAGAGGCGATGTGTTCCGAACACACAAGTATGAGTCAGTCGCTGAGCTCCTCCTCGTCGCTGAAGTAGGCGCTCTTTTTGATCTTGGGTTTGTGGGTGTCCTCTGAAGTACATGCTTGAGACGCGTCCTCTGCGAGCCGTTTccttctcttctcctcctcctcaatACGCGCTTGCTGACGATGGGCAAAATGCATAGTTCTCTTTTAACCCCCTACTAGGAATATTAATGAGTGATGGGTGGCGACTGAACTGTAGAGTATGTTCACTGACCTGGAAAGCAATTGCCTGACTTAAACTGTCCAGTGCTGGGTCCTCTCCTTCTTCCTCGCTGTCCTCTGGTTCCCTGAAAAATATGCGTTCGCTTATATTATTTGCAACGGCATACAAGATTAAAGGagcggttcacccaaaaaaaatgaaaatgtgctttaatattactcaccctcgggccATGAATGACAtagacgagtttgtttcttcatctggaCACATGAATCAttgcagtggatgggtgccgtcacaataagagtccaaacagctgttaaatttttttttttctttttctttcacaagtaatccacacaactccCAGTTTAATGTCTGGTGCATGACTGTAATAAACATGCACTAAAAAGTCcacaatgcataaaaatgcttaatCCGGTAGAAAAATGTTGCCTTGTAACATCATCAAAATCCACcagtatatttgtttaaaattatgtgGACTAATTTAGCACGTAAACAGagcttgatctgtgcatttCACTGGAGAAGgcaatgtcatttattttggcTGGAAGCAAGAGTTTGACACCTTAatgatatatttgtttataacaaacacgcagctttgCGTTTCATacgatgttaattgatggacatACTGATGACTTGTGGATCACTgttgtgttgattttttttgttagtttgtttttccagcagtttgacggcacccattcacttcagaggatccactggttaTCAAGTGACGCGAATTTTgatgctgaatttttttttcagacgaagaaacaaactcacccgCGTACTGGTTGGCCTGAAAGTTAGTAACTTTTCagcacatatttatttttggatgatttACTGCATTGAATGCATCAAGTCATTACGgagtttgaattattaattgtattaggGACTGCTTACGGCTCCTCAGGCTGCTGcagctttttcttctttttcttttcttttttaggtgGAGGTTCTCTCTCTCCAAGCAAATTTTTAGGACAAGCGTAACTCAAGTGCCCTTCTTCCTGGCGGAAACAAATAACATGACCCTGAACATGAATATCACCAACACATTACTATCAATGTACAAGATCACCAGCGACGCATTTCGACGTCTTATCACTGAATGAAATGCTACGATGAAAACTTACCCCACATTCATAACATTTAGATTTGTCAGAGTAGTTTCTCCTTCTGATGAATTCTGCAGCTCTCCCGTTGTCAATGGCGATGCTGGCCTTCACCGTTCTCCCAAACAGCTGAAAGAGTTCGAGAGCAATCGAGCGGTTTGACCTCGAGTAATTCTATTTTTAAGTTTATGCCATTTATAAACCATCACACCTGTTTGTTGTTTAGCGATCGGGCACAATTATGAGCGGACTCTCTGTCCAGGAACAGCACAAACGCCACTCCCTTACTCATCCGCGTCCGCTTGTCTTTGACAACGGTGACCCTTCAGAAAAAATGACATTGTGACCATAATCGAGCTGCACTTTGATTAGAATTATAGAGGTATAACAAAGTCTGTCCAAAAACACAGGATACTTACTTCACCACCTTGCCATATTTCGAGCACAACTGTGGGaaaatatgcaaacaatatTTATGAATGTACTTCAAAAATTCTTATATTTGTCACGTGACCATGCATTTAGAAAGAGTCCATCATAGTGTAAAGTCAGATTAgataacaatgaataaaaaaaaacaaataaaatgcatacatgtgAAGTAAATTTGacatgtattttgtttattagtttCACTTCTCCCTCGAGCGGCTCACCCCGCcattattaaactaataaataaaacgtaatgTTTACACAGAAGAAAGTACCTTGTGCAGATCGCTGTTAGTCAAGGAGAATGGGATGTTAGACACGTAAACGGTGCTTTTGCTGGGCGCTAAACCACCGCTCATATTTATCTTtgatatctgaaaaaaaaacaaatgacacatttcaCAACGTGCAAGGACTCATAAGCAAAATATGATACCGAAACAGCTTATGGAAAACATAATTTCAGACTTACTTAATCGCCAGAAACGTGCGGATTTAAAGCATATTTACAATATTGACGATAACTGAGTTTGTATAAGCGTGTTAAACTGCACATCCGATTCAAAACATCAACGCAGCGCGACCCGGAAGATAAAGAGGCACCGCTTTCACGCTCTCTAACAGAAAACAAATCCACTAAATTAgcttaaataaatcaaagagcTCGTGTAACGGTCTTAAACTGAAAATACCTTAAAtactagttattattattattatttttttaaacagttattttattagGATTGTGCggctttattttgaaaaaaacattttggtctGAACCCGGAAAcggttttttttaactgtggccgtgtgtgtttgtttagcaATTGGCTGCGCGTTTCGCAACGTTTCGTCtcgaaatattattatttaactatttagtCGGTATGCTACAGTTGACAAACGTGTTAAATTGACAGCAGGCATGCCAAGCAACGAATGTAAACGGTATGTAAACGCTTATTTGGAGGTTGCGCGCGTGCTCTCGGGATGCATGCGCTGGGAAAAGACGGCATTACCGCGTCTGGTTTAAATGAGTTTATCGTGAATATCAGCTTGGTGACTGGGGACGCACACATAGGGGTAAAACACAAGTCGGCGTGAATGGGAGTTGATTTCTCTTTGGCTCGGAGTTCGGCATAAACAACGCTGAAATGCAATCAAATGTTCTTGCTCAGCTGtgattgaaaaatatataaagtttcGACCGCAGTGAACGTTTTGCTTATCAGTCTGATAAGTACAATATTGCATGTAGATGATTATATAATAGAGAAaagatacatatacatacatatatatatataatatatatgatcgtagttttttgttgttgccttaGGAACTGTATATTATAGACTGACATGCTTAccaaatgttgaaaacaatttgtgcttttattagAAACTGCAATACGATCATGTGTTAATAGTCTTCAAAAAGAGGTTGTGCCTAACAACGCCCTCTAGCCACAAACattaagttttttattattaatcagaaGTACTACTTTGTAGTGTATTCTACTGTGCCATTAAATGCGGTTCAGTTATGTACAGACCACTGCATATATGCATCGGCAACAATTATTGGTTATTGGCCATAAATACTAATCTGCCAGCCGTTCGTTCATGTTTCATTTACCTCTCATCTGTTCACAGTTAACCGATTATACAACCGAAGACATCTGTTTCCATCCAGAAACTAAAAGTAAGTCATTTAGATAAATACtgattaaaattgtatatatctTATGcaatgttaatataattataagaTTGTGTTTTATATCGCAGTGGCTTTTAGGAGAGATCGAAATCTTAGAGATATTTACGAGGAGCGGTTTCCAGCAGGACGAGTAGTAAACACCACAATCTAAAACCAGATACTACGTTACGGTGTGAGACAAACGGTAGCgcttgagcttttttttttttttttttatcttccagGGTCCATTTTCAAGAGAAGGTCAAGGGGACAGGAGACCTCCATTCGGGCGGCCAGATGAGGACTACGGTCGTGGTTTTGAATACGATGGCAATCGGTTTTACCCAAACGGCGCTCCTCGCAACTACCATGGAGAGGATCAGAGAGGTTATCACGGAGACAGCCATCACTCGTTTCCTAATGAGCACAGGGGCGGACCACCCGGGCGAAGGGTAAGTATTAGAGATCACATCATttcttttggggtttttttcctcctattttatttttttttaattgttaatttccCCAATGTTTACCTGATGTGTAAAACCGGGCCTGCCCGACTTTTTGTTTGTCAGTTTTAAGTATGTTTGCAATTGTATATCTCACTGCTtcatagttttgttttgcattttagcaGGAAGACTTCCCATACTACAGAGGGCAGAGAGATGAGCAGCATGGTGGACGCCAAATGGACTTCAGGTACTTCACAACTCTAAAAGATGTATTCTTACATTCATAATGGGTGCGCTCCGGGTAAATGAAGAcatcttttctctctctactCACTCCTTTATTCACGTGTTGATTAAATTTAGCAAAAGTTACATGTTTTAGATAAGACGTTTCGAGTCATACTGTGTAAACGCAATACAGTCAAGGGCGGACGTCTCATGCATGTGTAATTTTTCCAGCAGATGGCAGAACTGCTCTTTCTTAAAACAGGCTGCGTTCCCTCAAGCTATAATGCCTCGTTTTTATGCGTTTGAGTAAGAGATGAAAGCAAGCCAAGAAACAGAGTTTCTTAATAAGAAGCATAAATCAAACTCTGCGTTGTCCTACATTCTCTGTTTGGTTTTCGTGGTTCAGCTCCCATGGAAATACCCACAGACAGTCACTCTGCCAAACGGATGAGCACAGTGAGCTTCCCAGTGGTTTCCCGTATCTCTTAATCTGCCTCTCTGGTAATTAAATGCAACAGTTCGCAGCAGGAATGGAGCTCGGCCGAACGAACTTCGTGTTGGTGCACCCCTACCAAGAAGCGTTAAGAACTTTTAAATGGTGACGTCACCGTTTTCTTAAATCGTGAAACAAAGAGTCGGTTCAAGAAAGCAGTGTTTTGCTTGAAGTAGAAATAGAATACATTTGCGAAAGATTCTGGAATACACTGAAATATTAgggttttttaataaaacaatcaaacaaaaaaaaaagtgcatataacGTTTGTGTGTAGAAAGTAGTTTTGGGCCCATTCTTACCACTTGGTGGCGCTTTTGTAATTACAAATATCATGCTCGTCTGAGCTTCTCGTCTTATTAAAATCAGACGTTGCCATTTTTTTCGTTTCGAAGGATGTCCTTTATATGGTCTTCTTGCTAATTCGAATAGCCGCGCATGTCAAACACGCTTTAAAGTACCCGTTTTGACCTTTTCGGTGCTTTAATCTGTCGTGATTGGTAGTGAGAgcttaacccttttttttttttttttttttttgggcttgGGCTAATATCCTGGCTTCGCATCGGCAGTAAAGACAGACATGTGGTAATTTGCTCTGTTAGTCCAGGGCAGACAGGGTCACCTGCACTTCAAACAGATGTGAGGGTCATTAAAGTTTTGCGAGGTCACTGCGTGCGGACACattgtcgtgtgtgtgtgtttgggagaGGGGGAACCTGGCCGGGGTTCAGGCCAGGGT from Puntigrus tetrazona isolate hp1 chromosome 4, ASM1883169v1, whole genome shotgun sequence carries:
- the zcrb1 gene encoding zinc finger CCHC-type and RNA-binding motif-containing protein 1 encodes the protein MSGGLAPSKSTVYVSNIPFSLTNSDLHKLCSKYGKVVKVTVVKDKRTRMSKGVAFVLFLDRESAHNCARSLNNKQLFGRTVKASIAIDNGRAAEFIRRRNYSDKSKCYECGEEGHLSYACPKNLLGEREPPPKKEKKKKKKLQQPEEPEPEDSEEEGEDPALDSLSQAIAFQQARIEEEEKRRKRLAEDASQACTSEDTHKPKIKKSAYFSDEEELSD